From the genome of Nicotiana sylvestris chromosome 2, ASM39365v2, whole genome shotgun sequence, one region includes:
- the LOC104231371 gene encoding uncharacterized protein, which yields MADDSKLWNVIYDRPFVPTNNLGDPVVAIPKMKKEFNDIDRKAIEQNFYAKKILMCSIGPDEYNKISACQSVKDIWEALQTTHEGTTQVKQSKIDMLTTEYELLKIKDDESIQDMHTRFTSIINELHSLGEIIPRNNLVRKILSVLPSSWESKVNVIIEAKDL from the coding sequence ATGGCTGATGATTCTAAGTTATGGAATGTCATATATGACAGACCCTTTGTCCCTACAAACAACCTTGGCGACCCAGTTGTAGCCATTCCCAAGATGAAGAAGGAATTCAATGACATTGATAGAAAGGCCATAGAACAGAATTTTTATGCAAAGAAAATTCTTATGTGTAGCATTGGTCCTgatgaatataacaaaatatcAGCATGTCAATCAGTAAAAGATATCTGGGAGGCTCTTCAAACAACCCACGAGGGAACAACACAGGTGAAGCAATCCAAGATTGATATGCTCACAACAGAATATGAGCTCCTCAAAATAAAAGATGATGAATCCATCCAAGATATGCATACTCGATTCACCTCCATTATCAATGAGCTTCACTCTCTTGGTGAAATTATTCCAAGAAACAATCTTGTCAGAAAAATCCTTAGTGTACTGCCCAGTTCCTGGGAAAGCAAAGTTAACGTCATTATAGAGGCTAAGGACTTGTAG